One Aliiroseovarius sediminilitoris DNA window includes the following coding sequences:
- a CDS encoding shikimate dehydrogenase, which produces MSERRIPLAGVIGDPIEHSLSPRLHGHWLRTNLIPGFYIPMRVSNEDFAQVIRTLPKAGFVGVNVTIPHKETALNMADTVTDRAALIGAANTLIFRPDGKIYADNTDGYGFTENLRQGAPDWAPETGPAAVFGAGGAARAVIASLIEVGVPEIRLANRTRARSDALRAEFGNRIKVFDWLQAGNMLDEATTAVNTTSLGMVGKPDFRVPLDGFNPKAVVTDLVYTPLRTHFLEEAEKAGCATVDGLGMLLHQAVPGFERWFGLRPVVDDALRNAVLGP; this is translated from the coding sequence TTGGCTGGCGTGATTGGTGACCCGATTGAGCATTCATTGTCGCCCCGCTTGCATGGGCATTGGCTGCGGACGAATTTGATACCAGGGTTTTATATTCCAATGCGTGTCAGTAACGAAGATTTTGCGCAAGTCATTCGCACGCTTCCAAAGGCGGGGTTTGTCGGTGTGAACGTGACGATACCGCACAAGGAAACGGCGCTGAACATGGCCGATACTGTGACCGATCGTGCCGCGTTGATCGGGGCGGCCAATACACTGATCTTCCGCCCGGACGGAAAGATTTACGCTGATAATACAGACGGTTACGGATTTACCGAAAATTTGCGCCAAGGTGCGCCCGATTGGGCTCCGGAAACGGGCCCGGCAGCCGTGTTTGGCGCCGGTGGCGCTGCCCGTGCCGTTATCGCGTCGCTGATCGAGGTCGGTGTGCCCGAGATCCGTCTGGCCAATCGCACCCGCGCCCGGTCCGACGCACTTCGGGCCGAGTTTGGAAATCGGATCAAGGTGTTCGACTGGTTGCAAGCCGGCAATATGCTCGATGAAGCGACGACGGCTGTGAACACCACGTCACTTGGTATGGTGGGGAAACCCGATTTCCGCGTGCCCTTGGATGGGTTCAACCCCAAAGCTGTGGTCACTGATCTGGTCTATACGCCGCTGCGCACACATTTTCTGGAGGAGGCAGAGAAAGCCGGATGCGCCACCGTAGACGGGCTTGGAATGCTTTTACATCAGGCGGTTCCGGGGTTTGAACGCTGGTTCGGACTACGCCCGGTGGTCGATGATGCGCTGCGCAATGCGGTGCTTGGTCCATGA